A region from the bacterium genome encodes:
- a CDS encoding ABC-2 family transporter protein has translation MMNVYVEVAKKSFQKLLAYRMSMVFRLCGFLVSLFVVYYLWKAIFTTSSVIEGYSFKMMITYLILSFAINALYDLPAEHELADKIIQGEIAMDLTKPIDQQRIFFAQSLGISINQLITYNIAFLVVTAFLFKIEPPCSMIGFVFFIISLLLGFIIMTAIGFITGTICFWTRDAWGIFFVKTTMVIFFSGALIPLHFLPKWLENIAMILPFHGIIYTPISIYLGTISDYGVINLLLNQTIGAILLISLGKMLWYVGIKKVVIQGG, from the coding sequence ATGATGAATGTATATGTAGAAGTTGCAAAAAAATCTTTTCAAAAACTATTGGCTTACCGGATGAGTATGGTCTTCAGGTTATGTGGTTTTTTGGTCTCGCTATTCGTAGTTTATTACCTTTGGAAAGCAATATTTACTACTTCTTCTGTTATTGAAGGATATTCATTCAAAATGATGATCACATACTTGATTTTATCTTTTGCTATTAATGCACTTTATGACTTACCTGCTGAACATGAATTGGCAGATAAGATTATTCAAGGTGAAATAGCAATGGATTTAACTAAACCAATTGACCAACAAAGAATATTCTTTGCACAAAGTCTTGGGATAAGCATTAATCAACTAATTACCTATAATATTGCCTTCTTAGTTGTTACTGCCTTTCTTTTTAAAATTGAACCTCCTTGTTCTATGATAGGATTTGTTTTCTTTATTATAAGCCTCCTGTTAGGATTTATAATTATGACTGCCATAGGATTTATAACAGGAACTATATGTTTTTGGACAAGGGATGCCTGGGGCATATTTTTTGTAAAGACTACCATGGTAATATTCTTCTCTGGAGCTCTTATACCTTTACATTTCCTTCCCAAATGGTTGGAGAATATAGCTATGATTCTACCATTTCATGGAATTATATATACTCCTATCTCTATATATCTGGGAACAATATCTGATTACGGGGTTATAAATCTTTTATTAAATCAGACCATTGGTGCTATTTTATTAATTTCCCTTGGTAAAATGCTGTGGTATGTAGGAATAAAAAAGGTTGTTATTCAAGGAGGATAA